The sequence GGCGATGCTCGTAAAAAGGGCAAACCCTTTGCCGGTTGAATGTGTTGTTCGCGGTTATCTTGCCGGCAGTGCCTGGAAGGAGTATCAGGAGAAGGGAGCGGTCTGCGGCATAAAACTTCCTGAGGGTCTGGGGCAGGCGGAAAAGCTACCCGAGCCCATCTTTACACCCGCAACCAAGGCGCAGACCGGTCATGATGAGAACATTTCTTTTGAGGAGATGGCAAGGATTATCGGCAAGGATTTGACGAAAAAGATACGGTCAATTTCTCTTGAGATTTATGCGCAGGCGAGTGAATATGCCCGGACCAAAGGGATAATAATCGCCGACACCAAGTTTGAATTCGGCTTGATTGATGGGGAACTGGTTTTGATTGATGAGGTTTTGACACCAGATTCATCAAGGTTCTGGTCGGAGAAGGATTATCAGGTTGGAATTTCCCCGCCAAGTTTTGACAAGCAATTTGTGCGTGACTATCTGATTGGTATTGGCTGGAACCGAGAGCCTCCAGCACCAAGGTTGCCCGAGGATGTGATTCTGGGCACAAGTGCCCGTTACCGTGAGGCGCTACGGCTTTTAACTGGGATAGAAATCAAGGATTGATGCTCGCAAGTGAGTTTGATTATCGGTTGCCAAAGGAGTTGATTGCCCAGGAGCCGGTTGAGCCGAGGGATGCATCCAGGCTTTTGGTTGTTGAGCGTAAGACCGGTGCGATTTATCCCGCCAGGTTTTGTGAGGTTGGCAACTGGCTTGTGCCTGGTGACCTTTTGGTTCTTAATGACACTAAGGTTGTGCCCGCGCGCATCTACGGAAAACTAAAAACCGGGGGCAAGATTGAACTTTTGCTTCTGCGCAGGGTTGAAAGAGGTTTATGGGAGGCTTTGACCCGTCCGGCAAGAAAGGCAAAGCCCGGAACCGAGGTTTTCTTTAATGGCTACCGGGCGGTAATTGAGGAGAGAAAGCCAGAGGGTTTAAGGCTGGTGCGGTTTGAGCCTGAGGATACAACCGGGCTTTTAAACAGTTGTGGCGAACTGGCTCTGCCACCTTATATCAGAAAAAAATGTGATAATCCCGAAAGGTATCAGACGGTCTTTTCCCAGAAGCCGGGTGCGGTTGCCGCACCAACCGCTGGTCTCCATTTCACACCAGAGTTGCTTGAGAAACTCTGTAAAAAAGGCGTGGAGATGGTGAAAATTACATTACATGCTGGACTTGGGACATTCAGACCGATAAAGGCTACTGCGGTTGAAGAGCACCGGATGCATCCTGAGGAGTTTGAATTGTCCGAGGAGGCGGCAATGGCGGTGAACAGGGCGATAAGGGAAAAGAGGCGGATTGTTTGCTGCGGCACGACAACGGTGCGGGTTTTGGAAAGTCAGGCATACCCGACCGAAAATGGATTTGTAGTAAAGCCTGGCAAAGGCGAGACCAATTTGTATATCTATCCGGGTTATGAATGGAAGGTTACCGGTGCCCTTATTACCAACTTTCATCTGCCCAAATCAACGCTCCTCCTTCTTGTCTGTTCATTTGCCAGCAGGGATTTGATAATGAGAGCCTATCAGTATGCGATTGACCACCGCTATCGGTTTTACTCCTTTGGTGATGCGATGCTGATTATCTGAAGGATGGAAAGACTGACGGTTGCAGAGATAGCAAGAGCAACTCAGGGAAGGGTTGTCGAAGGCGCGCCAGAGGCGAGCGTTATCGGTGTCTCAATTGATTCAAGGACAATAAAGCCGGGTGAGATTTATATTGCCATCAGGGGCAAGCGGTTTGACGGGCATCAGTTTGTTTTGGATGCGGTGAAAAATGGCGCGGTAGCGGTGATGATTGAGAAAGGGCAAGGTTCAGGTGGAGG is a genomic window of candidate division WOR-3 bacterium containing:
- a CDS encoding phosphoribosylaminoimidazolesuccinocarboxamide synthase, which encodes MVVTHTDFRGLKRVGSGKVRDIYQVGDNLLIVATDRLSAFDVVLPDGIPDKGKVLNLLSVFWFNRFKSLVENHLITADLQEFPLELKPYQDILRERAMLVKRANPLPVECVVRGYLAGSAWKEYQEKGAVCGIKLPEGLGQAEKLPEPIFTPATKAQTGHDENISFEEMARIIGKDLTKKIRSISLEIYAQASEYARTKGIIIADTKFEFGLIDGELVLIDEVLTPDSSRFWSEKDYQVGISPPSFDKQFVRDYLIGIGWNREPPAPRLPEDVILGTSARYREALRLLTGIEIKD
- the queA gene encoding tRNA preQ1(34) S-adenosylmethionine ribosyltransferase-isomerase QueA, whose translation is MLASEFDYRLPKELIAQEPVEPRDASRLLVVERKTGAIYPARFCEVGNWLVPGDLLVLNDTKVVPARIYGKLKTGGKIELLLLRRVERGLWEALTRPARKAKPGTEVFFNGYRAVIEERKPEGLRLVRFEPEDTTGLLNSCGELALPPYIRKKCDNPERYQTVFSQKPGAVAAPTAGLHFTPELLEKLCKKGVEMVKITLHAGLGTFRPIKATAVEEHRMHPEEFELSEEAAMAVNRAIREKRRIVCCGTTTVRVLESQAYPTENGFVVKPGKGETNLYIYPGYEWKVTGALITNFHLPKSTLLLLVCSFASRDLIMRAYQYAIDHRYRFYSFGDAMLII